TCGACGGTGAAGATGCAGAAGCCGACGTAGAACTGCTCGCGAGCGACACCGAATCGGCAGCGGTCCAGATCGACGTCGGCGGGAACGCCGTGCCGGATGAGCAATGCTCGGTAGCGCTCCACGGTTGCCGTGCGGTTGGGCATTTCCGGCGAAAGCACGAACCGATAGGTACCCCCCCGGGCGAGATTCTGTGCGATCACCGCGAGGAACCCGCTCGCGAAGAATCCTTCCTCGACGCCGTTCTCTATTTCGAGAATATCGTCGGTCAGGTTCATGGTCACGATCGTGCTCGCCGTGCTGAACCGCTCGAGTTCGAGGGATTGCTGGTAGTCGAGCATCCCTTCCGGGGCGGTCGGGCGCTTGGCGACGGCCATCGCTGCGTTGGCGACCTGCGCGGAGAGAATCGACCCGATTTTGGTCACATACGCGGATTGGTTGGCGATGTCGGTGCGCACATTCGCCATGTTCAACTCGAACAAGCGGGCCAGCGGGCCGTAGTCGAGCGCTCCGCCCGGTCCACCGATAGCGTCTTCGCCGAAGATCAGATAGTCGAGCGACACCTTGAACAAATCGGCGAACGCGACCAGCTTGTCGAGGCTCGGGGTGGTGTGTCCGTTGATGTACTGCGATAGCGCGGCCGGCGTAACGCCGAGCTCGTCGCACACTCGTCGCCGCCCACCTTTGTACTCTCCTTGATCGACGAGCGAACGAAGTACTTCGGGAAACTTTATCTCTTGCATGGGTCGATTTCCTCGGTATATGGGCATCGACATGTTCTTATGTCGCCGCAAATCGCTGAGGAGTGGTTAAGAAAAGCTAAATTTTCTGACAAGCGACGTTCAGTACTACTTGACGTTAGCCCGCGGCCGACCGATCATCAAGTTTGTCGGCAGAAATCCGTTCTCCGGTTCCCGAAAACCCCGGTTGTCCGGGGATGGCTTCTCGGCTCGGCAGTGCCCGAGCCGCGTGCGGAGGGAGTGGGTGGTGGGCGACAACGATCAACTGATACCGAACAGCGACGACTTGCCGGGGCGGCGGGTGAGTGAACCGAGGTCGCTGCACCTCTGGTGCCGGGGATCGGTGTCGCCGCCGATCGGGCAGACGAGTCTCGACCCGGATCCCGAGCACGTACGTGGGGCGCATCTGCAATCGCTGAATTGCGAGACGATCCGGTGCTTGGACGGCCTTGCCGGCCGAAAGCTGGAGTGGTGGGCGTGCCGTGATCGGGCCGGGCAGGTGACCGCGACCTTCTACGGTTCCGGCGGACTGGCGGTCAGTGTTCCGCTGGTCACCTCGGGCGCCGAACTCATCGACTACGTCCGATGCGATGTGCTCGGTCGTCCGCTGGACCACGAGGAGATCGAACACCGGCCGCGGGCCGGGGCGGGTCGGCGACGTACTACGCCACTCGACGTCACGGCGGCGGAGATCGGGCTCGATCGGCGGGCGCGTGGCGTGCTGGCGAACCTGCCGAACTCTGCGCGCCGCGGTCTGCTCCATCCGCTGTACACCCGGGGTGAGCGGGTCCGGCGCTGCGATTGGCACTACGAAGGTGTCCCGGCGGAGCTCTCGATGTTTCTGCTGTATCTGGTCGGCGACAACCATCTGACGGTGGCGTACGGTCGCCGGACGATTCCGGTCGGGCACACCACCGCCACCGCACACTGGTCGTTGCTCGTCGAGTGTCGGCCTGTGGTCGAGCAGCGCGTCGCCGTCCTCCGGTACCCGGGAACCCGCTAGCGGCAGCGCCGGGCACGCCGAATCGGCTGATCCGGGCCTGATTTGGAACCGTCCGAACGGCTGGGGCATACTGTTCGGGTTGCCCGGAGCCGGTCGGCACATTTTGTGCGGCTCGGACCCGGCGATGAGGACGAAGCAGTATCCTGCGCTCGCGAGAGCGCGACCGGCTCCATCTCTCCAGCCCAGCTCATCCAGGCAAGGTCGGAGAATGAGCGGCGCGGCGACACGCCCGACCGCGGGGGTCGGGGAACCACGACAGGTGAACAGCGGCAGCGGATCGATCGGGCGATGTCCCGTCTCGGTCGGGTGTGCTGGGGGCCGGTCGGCCGGGGTATTGCGCTCGAAACCGACGAGACCAGCGACTCGACGAAGGACAGGGACTCAGCGTGGCGGGACAGAAGATCCGCATCAGGCTCAAGGCCTATGACCACGAGGCGATCGACGCGTCCGCGCGCAAGATCGTCGAGACGGTGACCCGGACCGGGGCGCGTGTGGTCGGCCCGGTGCCGTTGCCGACCGAGAAGAACGTGTACTGCGTCATACGTTCGCCGCACAAGTACAAGGATTCGCGTGAGCACTTCGAGATGCGCACGCACAAGCGGCTGATCGACATCCTCGACCCGACGCCGAAGACGGTGGATGCGTTGATGCGCATCGACCTGCCGGCGAGTGTCGACGTGAATATCCAGTGAGGCGCGCAGATCCGATGGCGGCAAACTCCAACACATCAGATACGTCCGCGAAGGCGCGGCCGGCGACCGGAATCCTCGGCACCAAGCTCGGGATGACGCAGGTCTTCGACGACAAGAACCGGGTGGTTCCGGTCACCGTCGTCAAGGCCGGTCCGGCCGTGGTGACCCAGATCCGCACCGAAGAGCGGGATGGCTACAGCGCGGTGCAGATCGCGTTCGGCGCCGTCGATCCGCGCCGGGTGAACAAGCCGGAGACCGGCCACTTCGCCAAGGCCGGCGTGACCCCGCGACGGCACGTCGTGGAGATCCGGGTCGCCGACGCCGGACAGTTCGAGGTCGGTCAGGAGCTGACCGCCGAGGTGTTCAGCGACGGCGCATTCGTCGACGTCACCGGCACCAGCAAAGGCAAGGGTTTCGCCGGCACGATGAAGCGGCACGGCTTCCGCGGCCAGGGCGCCAGCCATGGTGCGCAGGCCGTGCACCGGCGGCCGGGTTCGATCGGCGGCTGCGCTACTCCGGGCCGGGTGTTCAAGGGCATGCGGATGTCCGGCCGGATGGGCAACGACCGGGTGACCACACAGAATCTGACCGTGCACAAGGTGGACGCGGAGAACGGCCTGCTGCTGATCAAGGGCGCGATCCCGGGTCGTAACGGCGGCGTCGTGATCGTCAAGAGCGCTGTGAAGGGTGGTGCTCGGGCATGACCAGCCTCGAGAAGAAGACGGGTGCGAACCTGACGCTCACCGTGAAGGTGCCGGGCGGGGGCAGCGACGGAACGGTCGACCTGCCGGCGGAGATCTTCGATGTGGAGCCGAACATCCCGCTGATGCACCAGGTCGTGGTCGCGCAGCTGGCGGCCGGCCGGCAGGGCACCCATGCGACCAAGACCCGCGGCGAGGTCCGCGGTGGTGGCCGCAAACCGTACCGGCAGAAGGGCACCGGCCGCGCGCGGCAGGGCTCGACCCGGGCGCCGCAGTTCACCGGCGGCGGCACGGTGCACGGTCCGCAGCCACGCGACTACAGCCAGCGCACCCCGAAGAAGATGAAGGCGGCCGCGCTACGCAGCGCCTTGTCCGACCGGGCGCGCAACGACCGGATCCACGTGATCAGCCGGCTGGTGACCGGGGAGAGCCCGTCGACGAAGGGCGCCAACGCGTTCCTCACCGAGCTGTCCGATCGCCGAAAGTTCCTGTTGGTGGTCGGTCGGACGGACGAGACGGCCTGGCTGTCGGCGCGCAACCTGCCGACCGTGCATCTGCTCTCGCCGGATCAGTTGAATACCTACGATGTGCTGGACAGCGACGACATCGTGTTCAGTGTCGATGCGCTGCGCAGCTTTCTGGACAGCCGTACCTCGAGCGCTACCGGGACCGGCACCACTGTGGAGGCAGTCGAATGACCACGATCGCCGACCCGCGTGACATCCTGCTCGCGCCGGTCATCTCGGAGAAGTCCTACGGGCTGATCGAGGAAGGCACCTACACCTTCCTGGTGCACCCGGACTCGAACAAGACGCAGATCAAGATCGCCGTGGAGAAGGTCTTCGGGGTGACGGTGACCAGCGTCAACACCGCGAATCGGCAGGGTAAACGGAAGCGGACCCGGTTCGGTTACGGCAAGCGCAAGGCCACCAAGCGCGCACTGGTGACGCTTTCGGCCGACAGCAAGCCCATCGAGATCTTCGGAGGACCGGTCGCATAATGGCTATCCGCAAGTACAAGCCGACCACTCCCGGTCGCCGCGGCTCGTCGGTTTCCGACTTCGCCGAGATCACCCGGTCCACGCCGGAGAAGTCGCTGGTCCGCCCGTTGCACGGAAAGGGCGGGCGGAACGCGCACGGCCGGATCACCACCCGGCACAAGGGCGGCGGACACAAGCGCGCGTACCGGCTGATCGACTTCCGGCGCAACGACAAGGACGGGGTGCCGGCCAAGGTCGCGCACATCGAATACGACCCCAACCGGACCGCGCATATCGCACTGCTGCACTACGCCGACGGCGAGAAGCGGTACATCATCGCGCCGAAGGGGGTCAAGCAGGGCACCCGGATCGACGCCGGTGCCAACGCCGACATCAAGCCGGGCAACAACCTGCCGCTGCGGTCGATCCCGACCGGCACCACGGTGCACGCGGTGGAGCTGCGGCCGGGCGGTGGCGCCAAGCTGGCCCGATCCGCCGGGATGAGCATCCAGCTGCTCGGTAAAGAAGGCAGCTACGCGGTGCTCCGGATGCCGTCCGGCGAGATCCGGCGGGTCGACGTGCGGTGCCGCGCCACCATCGGCGAGGTCGGCAACGCCGAGCAGTCCAACATCAACTGGGGCAAGGCCGGCCGGATGCGGTGGAAGGGCAAGCGCCCGACCGTGCGCGGTGTCGTGATGAACCCGGTCGACCATCCGCACGGCGGTGGCGAGGGTAAAACCTCCGGCGGCCGGCACCCGGTCAGCCCGTGGGGGCAGCCGGAAGGCCGTACCCGCAAGCCGAACCGTCCCAGTGACAAACTCATCGTCCGCCGCCGGCGTACCGGCAAGAAGCGCTGAAGGAGGAGGTAACCAATGCCACGCAGCCTCAAGAAAGGCCCGTTCGTCGACGACCACCTCCTGGCGAAGGTGGACGTACAGAACGAGCGGAACACCAAGCAGGTCATCAAGACCTGGTCACGCCGTTCCACCATCATCCCGGACTTCATCGGGCACACCTTCGCCGTCCATGACGGTCGCAAGCATGTGCCGGTGTTCGTCTCGGAGAACATGGTCGGGCACAAGCTCGGCGAGTTCGCGCCGACCCGCACGTTCAAGGGCCACATCAAGGACGACCGGAAGAGCAAGCGGCGATGAGCGACACGAGTACCGCGCCGGTCACCGCACGGGCGACCGCCAAGCATGTCCGGGTCACGCCGATGAAGGCGCGCCGGGTGGTCGATCTGGTTCGCGGCCGGTCGGTCGCCGACGCCCTGGCGATCCTGCGGTTCGCGCCGCAGTCGGCGAGCGAGCCGGTGGCGAAGGTGGTCGCGAGCGCGGCGGCCAATGCCGAGAACAACCTGGGCCTGAATCCGGCCACCCTGGTCATCTCGAAGGCCTACGTGGACGAGGGCGCCACGCTGAAGCGGTTCCAGCCCCGCGCGCAGGGCCGGGCGTTCCGGATCCGCAAGCGGTCCAGCCACATCACCATCGAGGTCGAGTCGATTCCGACCGTCGGTGGATCTCGCCGCCGGAAGGGAGGGGCGAAGTAAATGGGACAGAAGATCAATCCGCACGGCTTCCGTCTCGGCATCACCACCGACTGGAAGTCCCGGTGGTACGCCGACAAGCAGTACGCCGAGTACGTCAAGGAAGACGTCGCGATTCGCAAGTTGCTCGCGACCGGTATGGAACGTGCCGGCATCGCGAAGGTCGAGATCGAACGCACCCGCGACCGGGTTCGCGTGGATATCCACACCGCTCGGCCGGGCATCGTGATCGGACGGCGTGGTGCCGAGGCCGACCGGATTCGGGCCGAACTGGAGAAGCTCACCGGTAAGCAGGTGCAGCTGAACATTCTCGAGGTGCGCAACGCCGAGTCCGAGGCGCAGCTGGTGGCCCAGGGGGTTGCCGAGCAGCTGTCGAACCGGGTGGCGTTCCGCCGGGCGATGCGTAAGGCGATCCAATCCGCGATGCGGCAGCCGAACGTGAAGGGCATCCGGGTGCAGTGCTCGGGCCGGCTCGGCGGCGCCGAGATGTCCCGGTCGGAGTTCTACCGGGAGGGTCGGGTGCCGCTGCACACGCTGCGTGCCGACATCGATTACGGCCTGTACGAGGCGAAGACCACGTTCGGTCGGATCGGCGTGAAGGTCTGGATCTACAAGGGCGACATCGTCGGTGGCAAGCGCGAGCTGGCCGCGCCGGCGGCGCCGTCGGGTGATCGGCCGCGTCGGGAACGGCCCAGCCGGCCGCGTCGTTCGGGGTCCGCCGGTACCACCGCGACCAGCACCGACGCCGGGCGAGCGGCGACCGCCACCGCCGACGAAGCGCCGGCGGCGCAGACTCAGGAGGGCTGACCCATGCTGATGCCACGGCGGGTCAAGCACCGCAAGCAGCATCACCCGCGCCGCAGCGGCGGCGCCAAGGGCGGCACCGCGGTCGCGTTCGGGGATTACGGAATCCAGGCGCTGGAGCCGGCGTACATCACCAACCGGCA
Above is a genomic segment from Skermania piniformis containing:
- a CDS encoding helix-turn-helix domain-containing protein, whose product is MCDELGVTPAALSQYINGHTTPSLDKLVAFADLFKVSLDYLIFGEDAIGGPGGALDYGPLARLFELNMANVRTDIANQSAYVTKIGSILSAQVANAAMAVAKRPTAPEGMLDYQQSLELERFSTASTIVTMNLTDDILEIENGVEEGFFASGFLAVIAQNLARGGTYRFVLSPEMPNRTATVERYRALLIRHGVPADVDLDRCRFGVAREQFYVGFCIFTVDVAEMRAQSPILHHYLTEYGYLSADGEIGYLEPISSGWHVPLMDATHRRLALAAYERFAPADPHPTDRA
- the rpsJ gene encoding 30S ribosomal protein S10; the protein is MAGQKIRIRLKAYDHEAIDASARKIVETVTRTGARVVGPVPLPTEKNVYCVIRSPHKYKDSREHFEMRTHKRLIDILDPTPKTVDALMRIDLPASVDVNIQ
- the rplC gene encoding 50S ribosomal protein L3, with protein sequence MAANSNTSDTSAKARPATGILGTKLGMTQVFDDKNRVVPVTVVKAGPAVVTQIRTEERDGYSAVQIAFGAVDPRRVNKPETGHFAKAGVTPRRHVVEIRVADAGQFEVGQELTAEVFSDGAFVDVTGTSKGKGFAGTMKRHGFRGQGASHGAQAVHRRPGSIGGCATPGRVFKGMRMSGRMGNDRVTTQNLTVHKVDAENGLLLIKGAIPGRNGGVVIVKSAVKGGARA
- the rplD gene encoding 50S ribosomal protein L4, which produces MTSLEKKTGANLTLTVKVPGGGSDGTVDLPAEIFDVEPNIPLMHQVVVAQLAAGRQGTHATKTRGEVRGGGRKPYRQKGTGRARQGSTRAPQFTGGGTVHGPQPRDYSQRTPKKMKAAALRSALSDRARNDRIHVISRLVTGESPSTKGANAFLTELSDRRKFLLVVGRTDETAWLSARNLPTVHLLSPDQLNTYDVLDSDDIVFSVDALRSFLDSRTSSATGTGTTVEAVE
- the rplW gene encoding 50S ribosomal protein L23 gives rise to the protein MTTIADPRDILLAPVISEKSYGLIEEGTYTFLVHPDSNKTQIKIAVEKVFGVTVTSVNTANRQGKRKRTRFGYGKRKATKRALVTLSADSKPIEIFGGPVA
- the rplB gene encoding 50S ribosomal protein L2, coding for MAIRKYKPTTPGRRGSSVSDFAEITRSTPEKSLVRPLHGKGGRNAHGRITTRHKGGGHKRAYRLIDFRRNDKDGVPAKVAHIEYDPNRTAHIALLHYADGEKRYIIAPKGVKQGTRIDAGANADIKPGNNLPLRSIPTGTTVHAVELRPGGGAKLARSAGMSIQLLGKEGSYAVLRMPSGEIRRVDVRCRATIGEVGNAEQSNINWGKAGRMRWKGKRPTVRGVVMNPVDHPHGGGEGKTSGGRHPVSPWGQPEGRTRKPNRPSDKLIVRRRRTGKKR
- the rpsS gene encoding 30S ribosomal protein S19 codes for the protein MPRSLKKGPFVDDHLLAKVDVQNERNTKQVIKTWSRRSTIIPDFIGHTFAVHDGRKHVPVFVSENMVGHKLGEFAPTRTFKGHIKDDRKSKRR
- the rplV gene encoding 50S ribosomal protein L22, yielding MSDTSTAPVTARATAKHVRVTPMKARRVVDLVRGRSVADALAILRFAPQSASEPVAKVVASAAANAENNLGLNPATLVISKAYVDEGATLKRFQPRAQGRAFRIRKRSSHITIEVESIPTVGGSRRRKGGAK
- the rpsC gene encoding 30S ribosomal protein S3, encoding MGQKINPHGFRLGITTDWKSRWYADKQYAEYVKEDVAIRKLLATGMERAGIAKVEIERTRDRVRVDIHTARPGIVIGRRGAEADRIRAELEKLTGKQVQLNILEVRNAESEAQLVAQGVAEQLSNRVAFRRAMRKAIQSAMRQPNVKGIRVQCSGRLGGAEMSRSEFYREGRVPLHTLRADIDYGLYEAKTTFGRIGVKVWIYKGDIVGGKRELAAPAAPSGDRPRRERPSRPRRSGSAGTTATSTDAGRAATATADEAPAAQTQEG